A stretch of DNA from Acropora palmata chromosome 12, jaAcrPala1.3, whole genome shotgun sequence:
AACCACGACggttaagatgatttccgcacaacattcgagcaataatggcaaaaattaagttaccaaaaaaccctcttagcatggtaatattttgaataaaggtaagaagatcctatcgagatttaagctctcaagctgacccccaGAGAGAGAATTGAACacgaagttatccatatttcagttaaaaaggacgtttcgcgttagttgaaagcacagtaacactcgcttttagcattcttacgaagtttgacattaaatttctcgagaatgcttggggatttcatcgcggggtcacttagagaactgaattacaattagatGCTTTAAAtggcattcaagaagttagcgtgctgtgagtagatttttagtaaataatttttgcaagtattgctcgaacttaaTTCGATTTGCACGTTTCAGTCTCCTTCTAAGTTCTTCACCATAGTGCGAATATAATACTTTACATGAAATAAAGCTATAGgttaaaatattacaaaatatgCTTCCAcacatgtttcactctcccaccgacgcagcaccatagctttttagaaactagaattttGATTGCTTTTCCGTGTGGTCCTTAACACGAAGTTCGGTTCAGGTTAGTTGAAAATGTGCTTTTGCCAGAGCACAAGAATGATGCAAGCAAATTTTACTTGCCTCTCCATTGCAATATCATTGAATGACTAATGGCCCGATTGAGAGAGCGTATCTGTTAATGATCGATGTTACGGCAAACGTAATAGCTGTGCGCAGTGGATGAAGTGAATTACAGTGCTGATAAAGCGAACTTTACCTTAATAACACAGTCCAAGTAGCGCAACTCTTTGAAATCGTCCACCGTAAGCGTGTCTGGACGTTGTTCTGTGAAACACAAATTTGTgaccaattgtttttaatttacaaAATGGACGAAGCCAGGTCATGTAACAATTCTCCTGCTAGGACTAATAAGGTCATGTTTTAATGAGGTGCACGCTCACCTCGTGTAAACAGCATGatgtttctttcttcttaGCGTAAACCACCCGTTTCTAACTTTGGGGTTCGCGCATGAACTGGGTTCTTCTTTAGGTTAGCTTTAGAGTAACtacctttttccttttgagaAGCACACTTGGGAAGACATTTTATGACCGTTATTGCCTTCACTTCTCGCCAGAAGAAATGGCAAAGTTAACAAAAAATATGAGAGATCCGTCATGACGCTTATTGCATTCGGCATGCATCTAATTGAGAGTAATCCTTGACACATCTTCGAATTGAGTCTTCGTCATAAGTTTCTTTTTATCTGGCAACAGAGGAAGTTCATTTCAGAGGTGTTTTCACCCAAAGCCTAGTATGACGGCCTAGCTCACGTGAGCGTCCCAAAGTTCATACTTTTTCCCAAGTCGCCACAggatgaacaaaaataaaaacaatattaaaattacCTCAAATTATGAAGTGGATGGTCAGATTTTGCAGCGTAACatatttctttaaatttccaCGAACTCGCCTTTTCTTGAGATTTTTCCTTCATGAAAGCGATCAAcgtctttgtttgttttttaattattattgttatttatatttgttttctaaacTCACCAAAGAAGAGGTCAACTTCTTCCTGAACTCTTTTCTGTATCGCTGGATTACGACCGAGACAATACAAAGCCCAAGTGATGCCAGCAGCGGTGGTGTCGTGACCCTGTTTATAAGtaaaggaaaacaaacttaTCATTCCGGCTGTAGTTATAAATAGTCACGCAGCACTCGCGGCAGTGTTTAAATTACATAAATTGTACGGCTCTTTCGGCATGGTTcatggaggaaaaaaaaataataataaaaatgcgCGGTACGTGCAGCAGTATTTGACTGGCAGGAAACAATCGTGTAGCACGTGCCGCAGTGTTTTAATGACAGGAAATGATCCTGCAGCACGTGTGCCACACGGCGGTAGTGGTCGCATTACGGATAACAATCGTGCCGCACACGCTTAAGTATATTTCATTGACGTTGGTTGCTAAAGACGACGTCAAATATTAATCTCgaaattttaagttcttttttcaaaaaccGCTCTCGCCAATTATTACATATTAGAAACGAAAAGTAATcataatataataaaaatgatacgGTAACATTATACTTTGATTTGGCGTgttcttttttctcattctGCCAATGAGTTTTTAAAAGTCTCCTTTTCGGAACTGGaaagaataatattatataactatcccccgaaggggaggtgaatagtggtggatatataccgagacgcgaagcgtcgaggtatatatccaccgctcttcaccgaccctgagggggatagttgttttagtatttaccaaatcagatggataaaaaattgttgttttaatttcttcttctgaaactttcgcgaaacgacgcgccatttttccttccgttcgcaaaacagtgaatagccaaggatattccgagttacgggagccaatcaaaacgcgcgaaaattgctatccactgatttggtaaatactaaatgcAGATAACTTTACGCcacaactttgaaaaattacaaaagtcGTCACCACGTGTACATCGAAATGGGACAATTGTAACCCAGAGCAAATACACAAACCTGGTGTAAATGGCGAGAAAACGCTTACCAGGAACGACACACACGGCGTCTGTGTCATGATATGAATGCAGCGCGAGCAAGCCCTTGTACGCCTGCCTACTTGGTTGCGAACTGACCAGAGGCTTTGAGGTCATTTGGCTCCATCCGATTGGTAAATACTTGGCGGGGCAATTTAAAATTGAGGTAATACCTTAGAAACAAATGAGTCAAGTATGGCAATCCAATTGTGGATTAAACCAAGGGAAAACAAGAGAGATCGACTTACTTACTTAATAGTCGGTTGACGTTCGTAGTCCCAAGCAAGTGACCCTCAGCTTACCTCAAACATAAAAGTGTCAACTTCTTCCCTGATCCCCTCGCGTGAGATTTCGCCATTATCATAAGCATCAAGTAAAAGATCGAGGAAAGcaagaaatttcctttttctaaATTCACTCTCCTCTGCGTCGTCTTCTTGCTTTTGTTCTTGAGAATGTGTTTTCTTGGCTGCTCTTTCGGCGATTCGCTCATCGATAACCTTAAGACATGAAACGAGATTCCTTCGTTTGAGAATCGACTACAGCAACGGAAAAGACAATATTTAGCAactattcctcgagcccgaatgggctatgagttaATAGCCTATGAGGCCAAAGGTTGCATTAACAATAGCCCATTAGTTGGGCTTTACTAAAGTATGAAAGTATAAATCGCGTCCAATAATCGTGCAGTACGCGATGCACGCACATTTCTATGCCGTTGCCTGCAAAACAGCGAAATGATTTCAAATGTGTTGACTCACGTTACAAGCAGTGATATTAGAGAGCTTGAGCAGCaacgacagcaacggcaacaaaacgtaacttgaaaaaaaaaaaatgtgggaAATTGCTActattttgtagttttttgcttcttccttGCATACTTTCTTGTTGTGAATGTGAATGTAtatttatataccgcacatatcaCATCAtctcatggcggtttacaattgttattattgagtGAGATCGAACGTCACTTTGTGAAGACGCCTTTGCCAGCCGCTATCAGTTCATATTTGATCTCACTCACCCACCCAAGTCACGTTCACCcatattgttgacagagcactcTGCAAATGAACTGGTTGAAgtgccgttgaagtaaatataggaAATGACAGATTCAATGTTGTGTGTTctcgttgtcgttaaaaccttgaatttggaaatttcacgttgtcacctctttttttttagagggACCCAATCCAAAACTCTTTGAGGGGGAACcaattcaaagcaaaacaaaacaaaagttaaaaGAGACAGGAAGAGTGGGATCACGGAAAAATGAGCAGGGTTTTCTACTACCTTGTTCGTGAAGCCATGAATGATTTGCAGGCATTTATCGTGCTCTCTTCCTGATGGTGTCCAACTATACAAGGCATCGTTCCACAACCACGGTGAACGATGGCGCTTGTGAATAAGGCCAGTAATCCTTAGAAAAATACAACCATTTTTTACATTTAGAAAAGTTCGGAATTTCAGGACAACGCTGTACACTAACGAAAGTGACAAAAGATCTTCCATGAATAAAGGCATGGTAGCTTTGTCACATTAGCATGAAAATACATACCCTTGGGCAGTAAAAATGTAAGCATCTTGGAAAACGTTTTACCTCAACACTGCATTGACGTACGGAGAATTTGAATTCTCTTGAGCATTTGGTGACGAGTTCATAGATGTAACTGAAGAAAGAAATACCATTACAAGGATGAAGTCCATTACCACAGCTTTAATTAAGAATTATAATAGTTCAGTTAAAGCATGATTTTTGAGCGTCATTTGCATTGTAAGGAaacagatagatagatagataaataCTGAAGAACAGTGTTCATCTGTAAATTCACGTAGTGGTACTGCGTAGTGGTACTGCACCAAACAGCTCAGAGGTTAAAACGCTACTTTCTGCTGCCTTGCTTTTTTCCGCACAATTTACTTGGCTTGTGTACATCGGTTTTGATTGGGAAAATAATGAGAAGTAACATTCAGAAATCACGTACTGCAAATAATGTCCAAAGTACAAAGTGAAATGTAAGGCATAATGTTGAAGACACCTTGGTTGACTGTCCCCTGTTGATAATAAATATATCAAAattataaacaaaatttaaaataagaaTTGAGTAAATATGTGGCAATCGCACTACTATTTGTATTTAATCTTCTTAGAATCAATGATTAGATATTCCCTTACATTTTCGTGAATAAGACTCAGTAAGTATGAAGTAAAGACACAAATGTACGTAATTAACGAATTACCTGGAGGCGTGATACAAGAATTTTTGCTTGCTCTTCAAACACTTTTATAAAATCGTTCAAAATTCGAAAATGGAACGTTGGTGTTATTAGCTTTCGGCGCATCCTCCACTTAGAACCATCACTATAACACAAAAATTGAGAGCAATCGGAGATGCTAAGGGGAAGATCGAAGCAATACTTCTattgacacttttttttcggtttaTTAACAAACATACAGTAAAGATTACAATACAGACAATTACTAACTATCGGATATTAAGGACTACACTCAACATACACTGAACTGGGACTTAAGTTCAATATTCAAGGTATTTTagttaaaagaacaaaaaaacaacaacaacagcaaaagcaaaaaaataacaagggATCTTGGCTACACGATCTCTTATTTGTTAAAGTATTTTACATCTAACTTCTTATAAATTAAGTAAGTGTTACGGAAGAAACTTTTCTGGGTGAATCTAGAATAGAACTTCACTTTAAATTCTTCTAAAGATATCTTATTTTGAGCTAGTTTTTGCTTGCACAGATAATATTTAGCAAAAAGAAGAGTACAATTCAATTCGCGTATTACTGGATCGGTCTTGAAGGAGGCTTTGCCATAGAGAATTTTAATTGGAGATAGCGAGATAGAAGCGTCATTTTCTACATTAAACCATTTAATAACTTCCGAGTAAAACTCTTTAGACCACTGACAGTCGGTTACAAAAGGTATGGATAACAGAATTATTCTCCCACACTAAATGCAAAGCGTGTCGTTACTAGACCAAAAGAATGTAATTCTCTTTTTGTAGCAACCATCCCGTGCAGATGCTTTAATTAAAACTCTCCTAGTTTGTTATCACTTGACGTATACTTTACACTGCTGCAAAAGGAATCAACAGTGGTGGCGCGTGGCTGCAAATCTCTCTGCCATTTTTCAATTCCCTTCAACGTATGTTCGTACCTTGGATTTTTAATCAGAGGTCATTAATAATCCCTATTTTTCATATGATTTGAAGCCAATTCATATTGATAACGGCAGTTAGTTGGAAGTCGCTCACTGAAAAAAAGGATGATTTGCCCTATCAATAAGGGACTGTGGAATTGCCGATACAACCTGCATGCGAGCTACGAAATTGTAGTGTAAATGATATTTTCGAACGAACTCGGCGTGAGACAGGAACCTCCTATCCGTCCTCAGAAGATCTTGAATAATAGTAACGGACATTCCTATTAAGCTGGCTcccatttcaaaaaaaaaaaaaacgttccACCATTTATGCGAATGTATCTGTTATTGAATATAACCAATGCCAGGTCACTTTCTTGGGGATTGTAAGAAGATTTAAGTTCAGCAAAACAGTGTAACAATAAATGATAAAAGTTTGAGAAACGTGCCTTCTCAAGAATTTCTTGGTCACAATTACGActcaacaaaaatttgaaccCACCGTACTTATGAAATAACATCGAAGAAATATGGTAGGTAATTAGTAGCtcggaaaagaagaaaaaaataaactgacCTGCAACTCGCAGGACAGGTGCGTGACACAAGCACAGATATTAATGAGCTTTAGTAAGGATGACGGCCACGGCGATTATGAAAACGTTATCTTAAAATCTAACGTTGTTTTGTTCTTATCACTTCTTCATTGGTCGCCTGTGGGCTAAGTTCCGGTCAAACCGTTTGTGAGTAGAAGGTAGGTATGACTTTCATGCCTGTTGCTAAACAGCAATGTTTTATAGTTTGGTGTTTGTCCAACTTACCTTAACAGCAAGCCTTGGGTTTTCCAGACGGAAAGTTCCAACAttttaatagaaaaaaataaaataaaatacagacAAGGATGATTACAGCGATATCAAAGataaagcaaaaccaaaaagtaACTACACGTGCAATCTTGTGAACTGGAACTTCCGTCCTTCCAAATCTGGGCACAGATTGAGTTAAACTCAtgattttttccccttttgGTATTTAGCTATTGTAGCCTTTTTGAAGCAATTTGCCTTTTTGGACTTGAGGGATGAGAGGAGGGGTCATAGGCTATGCATGTATATAACGTCATATCTGCCATGTTGTAGTGACCCTAAATTAGCACTGAATGATGTGATTAAAAGAGCCCATAACGTAATCTGCTACCTGGGACCTCACTCAAGGATTTGGGTTCAAATTTACCAACAATCTTTAAGTATCCAAACAGAATAAGCATAGGGGAATTTTGTCTCCGCATGCGCGTCATGATTAGAATGCGCTGGATATGGAAGCCATTTTGTGCCTCCAACCGCGCTATAGCGGGATTCAGAGCGACGATCTCTTACGTTTTGACGGATTACATGACAAAAAATGAGCGAGAGTAACAAGTTTGCAGACATTGCTAGTGTTTATCGTACTCAAGATACTTCACGCGATTTCTTGAGAAGATGAAGACAGTACAAAAAGTGGACTGCGATGCAAAACAAGCAATGTAGAGGAGCCTATCACTTCGAACCTAGCTACCTTCCAGGGGTATTGTAACAAGCCAAACGATCAAGGGTAGTCTCAAGGTGATAACGTTTTATGGCAATGAACTGCAACCTCTTAGCTGAAGGCGATTGCGAGGTACATCGTACCTTTCATAGTggaatttctgttttttggtCCCCCTCAGTTTCTAAATATGAGAGACAAcaatgtttttcctttctcttcaCAGTTGAAAAGGTCTTTgagacttaaaaaaaaaaatgttctgtCGTCGTGATCGAAAGGTGCTCACTGGCATTTCATCGACAGTTACACAGCACTGACACAATGGACCATTGCATTGCTTATCTAATATCCGAGTCCactttttaactttcatgACCTTCTCAAAAGAAGTCGCTTCAAGCATCTTGAGTGTGTTGAACACTAGCACTGTATGCAAACTTGTTGCTCTCGCTCATTTTTTGTCATATAATCCGTCCAAACGTAAATCCTCTAAATCCTGCTATTTGGCTCTCCAAGGCACAAAATGGCTTCCATATCCTGAGCTAATTGCTCACCAAACACAAATGGATGACGGCTGGATTAGCATTAGGTTGGGAGGAGGGGGTGTTAAAAGAGTGATAAACCACCTGTTCCAAGCCAGGGAATCAAGAACCAATAATCAGCGGATTTAGTGGTGTGTTTTGAACTGTTTAAAATAACCTGAAAatgacagaaaaacaaaacatcaaaacaaagcaaaaataataataataataattaataataataataattttattaagaaaatcacataaaattacaagtatttcatcagctaaaacaaaaaactattGACTTGTTTcataaaacagcaacaacaaccatcatggtaaaaataaaataaaagacgAAACAAGTTGTTTGCATTCGTGTTCATTCTGTTATTTGGTGGCTACAACCTTATGCATATCTTAAAATTCTTGAGCATCTCATCAAGACTTGTTGATACTTTAATATAAAAATGCCGTCcttgaaatttgtttcaagGCATGCAGAGAGAGATATTTCTTCAAATCTTATAGCACTCCTGAGAGCAGCtattaaacaaaattagtatataccacacaagtgaatagtgcttttaacgcgcgctgattggctagcccggaggtgattatccaagtactattcacctccgagcagccgaagagaaacaaaatggcttcccgtttcgctccgaaaagga
This window harbors:
- the LOC141860110 gene encoding cytochrome P450 4V2-like — protein: MYIFLTAVITSVLALVVLGILTLLVKYRRLAEFRKLPGPRPNLLFGNAWELPTHSEGMLKQVLKWANDYTLEGFYCLWLGPGHPYLLTFKPELAEVILNSSKHTTKSADYWFLIPWLGTGLLLSDGSKWRMRRKLITPTFHFRILNDFIKVFEEQAKILVSRLQGTVNQGVFNIMPYISLCTLDIICITSMNSSPNAQENSNSPYVNAVLRITGLIHKRHRSPWLWNDALYSWTPSGREHDKCLQIIHGFTNKVIDERIAERAAKKTHSQEQKQEDDAEESEFRKRKFLAFLDLLLDAYDNGEISREGIREEVDTFMFEGHDTTAAGITWALYCLGRNPAIQKRVQEEVDLFFEQRPDTLTVDDFKELRYLDCVIKEALRLFPSVPHFARTTSEDCYLDEYFVPKGSAVGVSPIALHRNPEVWPSPLQFDPDRFLPEKSPERHPFAFIPFSAGPRNCIGQRFALLEEKVVLSYLMRSFSVASKQTFDELLPCGELITRPKDGIFVTLVERNRKA